A single genomic interval of Gossypium raimondii isolate GPD5lz chromosome 11, ASM2569854v1, whole genome shotgun sequence harbors:
- the LOC105761690 gene encoding putative disease resistance protein RGA4 → MFVVDKDGSHGGADLSELRLLNNLRGRLTIRNLGSVKNAKEKFKAANLKEKQHLSSLHLEWNVDNDDEDDNVKSLEDLQPHPNLKELYIAGWRGDAKFPSWLSLLTNLVDMRIYGGKFKHLPSFAQFPCLQDLVICDLTELEYMDDNSPKGSQGEPQSFFPSLKHLSLLDCPNMKNWWRTTKPIDDDSNEEDTTVIGTSTMAFPCLSSLKIKNCPLTLMPLYPSVDEDLMLSNTSSRALKQTMKMNITSTTPSTSTSSLPLSKLKSFDVRNIEWLDTHTLDECLQHLASLKRLTIRDCKEVDLEGMQWEPLKNLSHLEIDNIPKLVSLPIWLQHLVQLKTLKIHNCNGLRSLLPVFQHLTFLEEFEVKDCKELELSAAGIQIFQDHTSLRSLRLQNIPKCRHLPEGLQHLTNLQGLYLVNLPNLTSLPDEMRCLTSLKSLQIQEIPQLEETCRKDIGADWQKIAHIPNIRLIQVGPSLLFIYFDDLIFF, encoded by the coding sequence ATGTTTGTAGTGGATAAAGATGGGTCCCATGGCGGTGCAGATCTAAGTGAATTGAGACTGCTTAACAACTTAAGGGGACGCCTAACAATACGAAATTTGGGATCcgtaaaaaatgcaaaagagAAGTTTAAGGCTGCTAATTTGAAAGAGAAGCAACATTTGAGCTCGTTGCATTTGGAATGGAATGTCGAtaatgatgatgaagatgataatGTGAAGTCACTTGAAGACCTCCAGCCCCATCCTAATCTCAAGGAGCTCTATATTGCAGGATGGAGGGGTGATGCCAAGTTTCCAAGTTGGCTTTCTTTGCTCACAAATCTCGTTGATATGAGAATATATGGGGGTAAATTCAAACATCTCCCATCCTTTGCTCAATTTCCCTGTCTTCAAGATTTGGTAATTTGTGATTTAACTGAGCTGGAGTACATGGATGATAATAGCCCAAAAGGAAGTCAAGGAGAACCACAATCATTCTTCCCATCACTTAAGCATCTTTCGCTCTTGGACTGTCCGAATATGAAGAATTGGTGGAGGACGACAAAACCAATCGATGATGATTCCAACGAGGAAGACACAACAGTTATTGGAACATCAACCATGGCATTTCCTTGTCTTtcatctttaaaaattaaaaattgccCTTTGACTTTAATGCCACTGTATCCATCAGTCGATGAAGATCTAATGTTGTCGAATACCAGTTCAAGGGCGTTAAAGCAGACCATGAAGATGAACATCACTAGTACGACCCCATCAACTTCAACCTCTTCTCTTCCACTCTCCAAATTGAAATCTTTCGATGTACGCAACATTGAGTGGTTGGACACTCACACGCTAGATGAGTGCCTGCAACATCTCGCCAGCCTCAAAAGATTAACAATAAGAGATTGCAAGGAGGTTGATTTAGAGGGCATGCAATGGGAACCCCTTAAGAATCTCTCTCATTTGGAGATTGATAATATTCCAAAACTGGTGTCTCTCCCCATTTGGCTTCAACATCTTGTTcaattgaaaacattaaaaattcataactGCAATGGATTGAGGTCACTGCTTCCTGTGTTCCAACATCTCACTTTCCTTGAAGAGTTTGAAGTAAAGGATTGCAAGGAGCTGGAGTTATCTGCAGCTGGCATCCAAATATTCCAAGATCATACAAGCCTACGCTCTCTAAGGCTGCAAAATATTCCAAAGTGTCGGCATCTTCCGGAGGGGCTTCAACATCTAACAAATCTGCAAGGGCTTTATCTCGTTAATTTGCCCAATTTAACATCTCTTCCGGACGAGATGCGTTGCCTAACCAGTTTGAAGTCTTTACAAATACAAGAAATTCCTCAGTTGGAGGAAACATGTCGGAAGGACATTGGCGCTGATTGGCAAAAGATTGCTCACATCCCCAACATTCGGTTGATTCAGGTTGG
- the LOC128034870 gene encoding putative disease resistance protein RGA4, translating into MQWEPLKNLSHLEIDNIPKLVSLPIWLQHLVQLKTLKIHNCNGLRSLLPVFQHLTFLEEFEVKDCKELELSGAGIQIFQDHTSLRSLWLQSIPKCRHLPEWLQHLTNLQRLFLVNLPNLTSLPEWLQHLTNLQGLYLGYLPNLTSLPDEMRCLTKLQILEIEGIPQLEETCRKDIGADWQKIAHIPNIRLIQ; encoded by the exons ATGCAATGGGAACCCCTTAAGAATCTCTCTCATTTGGAGATTGATAATATTCCAAAGCTGGTGTCTCTCCCCATTTGGctccaacatcttgttcaattgaaaacattaaaaattcataactGCAATGGATTGAGGTCACTGCTTCCTGTGTTCCAACATCTCACTTTCCTTGAAGAGTTTGAAGTAAAGGACTGCAAGGAGCTGGAGTTATCTGGAGCTGGCATCCAAATATTCCAAGATCATACAAGCCTACGCTCTCTATGGCTGCAAAGTATTCCAAAGTGTCGGCATCTTCCGGAGTGGCTTCAACATCTAACAAATCTGCAACGGCTTTTTCTCGTTAATTTGCCCAATTTAACATCTCTTCCGGAGTGGCTTCAACATCTAACAAATCTGCAAGGGCTTTATCTCGGTTATTTGCCCAATTTAACATCTCTTCCGGACGAGATGCGTTGCCTAACCAAATTgcaaattttagaaatagaagGAATTCCTCAGTTGGAGGAAACATGTCGGAAGGACATTGGCGCTGATTGGCAAAAGATTGCTCACATCCCCAACATTCGGTTGATTCAG TAA
- the LOC105761695 gene encoding putative disease resistance protein RGA3 isoform X1: MAEAIAFDLAVGLITKLSSFTLSQIGLWWNLKDDLDDLKSTVSTVKALLLDAEERSVTSRPVKEWFKSLKDVLYDADDLLNDFSTEALRKDNKLTKEVRLFFSCSNQFDYGLKMGRKIKTIKARLISIGNDAKVFNLVERPMETSFMTKKRQQEHSFVPKDKIIGRDNDKAALLKLVLEFESDETVYIIPIVGLGGLGKTALAQFVYNDEMVKNHFELMMWVCVSDVFDVKIIVENMIKSATGKAPDQNLEMDQLQKQLREKIGGRKYLLVLDDIWNDEWEKWVRLKELLVGGAKGSRIIVTTRSSKVAKITSKCQPYVLNGLSDNDAWSLFKEIAFEQGSADSTDSGFVEIGKLILERCCGVPLVIRTIAGTLSFKETKSEWLSFKDNELARISQNEGEILPTLKLSYDHLPSHLKHCFAYCRLYPKDHEIDVRTLVQFWIAQGFVKQLNPSQSLEEIGFGYFKDLVERSFFQEVVEYGFWFMGCKMHDLMHDLAESVAGMESSIIDSNNIASDVGENCRHISIKPSLIPLFKGKKLRTLLHFHDKMDQKLSDESWDLIIANCRCLRVLKLDDIGIQKISPSIYKLKHLRYLDLSYNSDLKILPKSICKIQNLLSLKLDECPKLKELPKKIEKLVNLTHLACYFCDRLTHMPRGIGKLTSLETLSMFVVDKDGSHGGADLSELRLLNNLRGRLTIRNLGSVKNAKEKFKAANLKEKQHLRSLDLEWGGRNHDDEKSLEDLQPHPNLKELWIRGWRADAKFPSWLHLLTSLVKIKINYGNFKRLPSFAQFPCLQHLVIRHLTELEYMDNNSPKGSQGEPQSFFPSLKHLNLEDCPNMKSWWRTTKPIDDDSNEDDTTVMGTSTMAFPCLSSLTI, translated from the coding sequence ATGGCCGAAGCAATTGCTTTCGACCTCGCCGTAGGGCTTATTACTAAATTGAGCTCCTTTACTCTCTCTCAAATTGGACTGTGGTGGAATCTCAAAGATGACCTCGACGACCTCAAAAGCACCGTCTCTACAGTCAAAGCTTTGCTTCTTGACGCAGAAGAGCGATCCGTGACCAGCCGACCCGTCAAGGAATGGTTTAAAAGCCTGAAAGATGTACTTTACGATGCTGACGACTTGCTCAATGATTTCTCTACCGAAGCTTTGCGGAAAGATAACAAGCTGACGAAAGAGGTACGCCTTTTCTTCTCGTGCTCAAACCAGTTTGATTACGGTCTCAAAATGGGTCGGAAAATTAAGACCATTAAGGCCAGGTTGATTTCAATTGGAAATGATGCCAAGGTGTTCAACTTGGTAGAGCGTCCCATGGAAACCTCTTTCATGACAAAAAAGAGGCAGCAAGAGCACTCTTTTGTGcctaaagataaaataataggGAGGGACAATGATAAAGCAGCTCTTCTAAAGCTCGTGTTAGAGTTTGAAAGTGATGAGACTGTTTACATCATTCCAATTGTGGGGTTAGGAGGGTTAGGGAAGACTGCTTTGGCTCAGTTTGTCTATAATGATGAAATGGTCAAAAATCATTTTGAGTTGATGATGTGGGTGTGTGTTTCAGATGTTTTTGATGTTAAAATAATTGTAGAAAACATGATCAAATCTGCAACAGGCAAAGCACCCGATCAAAATCTCGAAATGGACCAATTGCAAAAACAACTTCGGGAAAAAATTGGTGGGAGAAAGTATTTGCTTGTTTTGGATGACATTTGGAATGATGAGTGGGAAAAATGGGTTAGATTAAAAGAGTTATTAGTAGGTGGGGCTAAAGGAAGTAGGATAATAGTAACTACTCGCTCTTCTAAGGTAGCCAAGATCACTAGTAAATGTCAGCCTTATGTTCTGAACGGCTTGTCTGATAATGATGCTTGGTCTTTGTTCAAAGAGATAGCATTTGAACAAGGATCGGCAGACTCAACAGATTCAGGCTTCGTGGAAATAGGAAAGCTGATTCTGGAAAGGTGTTGTGGGGTTCCCTTAGTCATAAGGACGATAGCTGGTACGTTATCTTTCAAAGAAACTAAAAGTGAGTGGCTTTCTTTTAAAGATAACGAACTTGCTAGAATATCTCAGAACGAAGGTGAGATATTACCTACACTTAAGTTGAGTTATGATCATCTCCCGTCTCATTTGAAGCATTGTTTTGCTTATTGTCGACTATATCCAAAAGATCATGAAATTGATGTACGAACACTTGTTCAATTTTGGATTGCACAAGGTTTTGTAAAGCAATTGAATCCAAGTCAATCTCTTGAGGAGATCGGATTTggatattttaaagatttagttGAAAGAAGTTTCTTTCAAGAGGTAGTAGAATATGGATTTTGGTTTATGGGATGTAAAATGCATGATTTAATGCATGATCTAGCTGAATCAGTAGCAGGGATGGAGAGTAGTATTATAGATTCAAATAACATTGCGAGTGATGTTGGTGAAAACTGTCGCCACATATCAATTAAACCTTCATTAATTCCTTTGTTTAAGGGAAAGAAGTTGCGAACCTTGTTACATTTTCACGACAAAATGGATCAAAAATTGAGTGATGAAAGTTGGGATTTGATAATTGCAAATTGTAGATGCTTGCGTGTATTGAAATTGGATGATATAGGTATTCAAAAGATTTCACCCTCCATTTACAAGTTGAAACATTTGAGGTACCTTGATCTTTCTTATAATAGCGATCTTAAGATTCTCCCAAAGAGTATTTGCAAGATTCAGAATTTGCTATCGCTGAAACTTGACGAGTGTCCTAAGCTTAAAGAATTGCCAAAGAAGATTGAAAAATTGGTGAATCTTACCCATCTTGCGTGTTATTTTTGTGATAGATTAACTCATATGCCACGTGGAATAGGGAAGCTGACTTCACTTGAGACGTTAAGCATGTTTGTAGTGGATAAAGATGGGTCCCATGGCGGTGCAGATCTAAGTGAATTGAGACTGCTTAACAACTTAAGGGGACGCCTAACAATACGAAATTTGGGATCcgtaaaaaatgcaaaagagAAGTTTAAGGCTGCTAATTTGAAAGAGAAGCAACATTTGAGATCTTTGGATTTAGAATGGGGCGGTCGTAACCATGATGATGAGAAGTCACTTGAAGACCTCCAGCCCCATCCTAATCTCAAGGAGCTATGGATTCGAGGATGGAGGGCTGATGCCAAGTTTCCGAGTTGGCTTCATTTGCTCACAAGTCtcgtcaaaattaaaataaattatggtaATTTCAAACGTCTCCCATCCTTTGCTCAATTTCCTTGTCTTCAACATTTGGTAATTCGTCATTTAACTGAGCTGGAGTACATGGATAATAATAGCCCAAAAGGAAGTCAAGGAGAACCACAATCATTCTTCCCATCGCTTAAGCATCTTAACCTCGAGGATTGCCCAAATATGAAGAGTTGGTGGAGGACGACAAAACCAATCGATGATGATTCCAACGAGGACGACACAACAGTTATGGGAACATCAACCATGGCATTTCCTTGTCTTTCCtctttaacaatttaa
- the LOC105761695 gene encoding putative disease resistance protein RGA3 isoform X2: MAEAIAFDLAVGLITKLSSFTLSQIGLWWNLKDDLDDLKSTVSTVKALLLDAEERSVTSRPVKEWFKSLKDVLYDADDLLNDFSTEALRKDNKLTKEVRLFFSCSNQFDYGLKMGRKIKTIKARLISIGNDAKVFNLVERPMETSFMTKKRQQEHSFVPKDKIIGRDNDKAALLKLVLEFESDETVYIIPIVGLGGLGKTALAQFVYNDEMVKNHFELMMWVCVSDVFDVKIIVENMIKSATGKAPDQNLEMDQLQKQLREKIGGRKYLLVLDDIWNDEWEKWVRLKELLVGGAKGSRIIVTTRSSKVAKITSKCQPYVLNGLSDNDAWSLFKEIAFEQGSADSTDSGFVEIGKLILERCCGVPLVIRTIAGTLSFKETKSEWLSFKDNELARISQNEGEILPTLKLSYDHLPSHLKHCFAYCRLYPKDHEIDVRTLVQFWIAQGFVKQLNPSQSLEEIGFGYFKDLVERSFFQEVVEYGFWFMGCKMHDLMHDLAESVAGMESSIIDSNNIASDVGENCRHISIKPSLIPLFKGKKLRTLLHFHDKMDQKLSDESWDLIIANCRCLRVLKLDDIGIQKISPSIYKLKHLRYLDLSYNSDLKILPKSICKIQNLLSLKLDECPKLKELPKKIEKLVNLTHLACYFCDRLTHMPRGIGKLTSLETLSMFVVDKDGSHGGADLSELRLLNNLRGRLTIRNLGSVKNAKEKFKAANLKEKQHLRSLDLEWGGRNHDDEKSLEDLQPHPNLKELWIRGWRADAKFPSWLHLLTSLVKIKINYAQKEVKENHNHSSHRLSILTSRIAQI, from the exons ATGGCCGAAGCAATTGCTTTCGACCTCGCCGTAGGGCTTATTACTAAATTGAGCTCCTTTACTCTCTCTCAAATTGGACTGTGGTGGAATCTCAAAGATGACCTCGACGACCTCAAAAGCACCGTCTCTACAGTCAAAGCTTTGCTTCTTGACGCAGAAGAGCGATCCGTGACCAGCCGACCCGTCAAGGAATGGTTTAAAAGCCTGAAAGATGTACTTTACGATGCTGACGACTTGCTCAATGATTTCTCTACCGAAGCTTTGCGGAAAGATAACAAGCTGACGAAAGAGGTACGCCTTTTCTTCTCGTGCTCAAACCAGTTTGATTACGGTCTCAAAATGGGTCGGAAAATTAAGACCATTAAGGCCAGGTTGATTTCAATTGGAAATGATGCCAAGGTGTTCAACTTGGTAGAGCGTCCCATGGAAACCTCTTTCATGACAAAAAAGAGGCAGCAAGAGCACTCTTTTGTGcctaaagataaaataataggGAGGGACAATGATAAAGCAGCTCTTCTAAAGCTCGTGTTAGAGTTTGAAAGTGATGAGACTGTTTACATCATTCCAATTGTGGGGTTAGGAGGGTTAGGGAAGACTGCTTTGGCTCAGTTTGTCTATAATGATGAAATGGTCAAAAATCATTTTGAGTTGATGATGTGGGTGTGTGTTTCAGATGTTTTTGATGTTAAAATAATTGTAGAAAACATGATCAAATCTGCAACAGGCAAAGCACCCGATCAAAATCTCGAAATGGACCAATTGCAAAAACAACTTCGGGAAAAAATTGGTGGGAGAAAGTATTTGCTTGTTTTGGATGACATTTGGAATGATGAGTGGGAAAAATGGGTTAGATTAAAAGAGTTATTAGTAGGTGGGGCTAAAGGAAGTAGGATAATAGTAACTACTCGCTCTTCTAAGGTAGCCAAGATCACTAGTAAATGTCAGCCTTATGTTCTGAACGGCTTGTCTGATAATGATGCTTGGTCTTTGTTCAAAGAGATAGCATTTGAACAAGGATCGGCAGACTCAACAGATTCAGGCTTCGTGGAAATAGGAAAGCTGATTCTGGAAAGGTGTTGTGGGGTTCCCTTAGTCATAAGGACGATAGCTGGTACGTTATCTTTCAAAGAAACTAAAAGTGAGTGGCTTTCTTTTAAAGATAACGAACTTGCTAGAATATCTCAGAACGAAGGTGAGATATTACCTACACTTAAGTTGAGTTATGATCATCTCCCGTCTCATTTGAAGCATTGTTTTGCTTATTGTCGACTATATCCAAAAGATCATGAAATTGATGTACGAACACTTGTTCAATTTTGGATTGCACAAGGTTTTGTAAAGCAATTGAATCCAAGTCAATCTCTTGAGGAGATCGGATTTggatattttaaagatttagttGAAAGAAGTTTCTTTCAAGAGGTAGTAGAATATGGATTTTGGTTTATGGGATGTAAAATGCATGATTTAATGCATGATCTAGCTGAATCAGTAGCAGGGATGGAGAGTAGTATTATAGATTCAAATAACATTGCGAGTGATGTTGGTGAAAACTGTCGCCACATATCAATTAAACCTTCATTAATTCCTTTGTTTAAGGGAAAGAAGTTGCGAACCTTGTTACATTTTCACGACAAAATGGATCAAAAATTGAGTGATGAAAGTTGGGATTTGATAATTGCAAATTGTAGATGCTTGCGTGTATTGAAATTGGATGATATAGGTATTCAAAAGATTTCACCCTCCATTTACAAGTTGAAACATTTGAGGTACCTTGATCTTTCTTATAATAGCGATCTTAAGATTCTCCCAAAGAGTATTTGCAAGATTCAGAATTTGCTATCGCTGAAACTTGACGAGTGTCCTAAGCTTAAAGAATTGCCAAAGAAGATTGAAAAATTGGTGAATCTTACCCATCTTGCGTGTTATTTTTGTGATAGATTAACTCATATGCCACGTGGAATAGGGAAGCTGACTTCACTTGAGACGTTAAGCATGTTTGTAGTGGATAAAGATGGGTCCCATGGCGGTGCAGATCTAAGTGAATTGAGACTGCTTAACAACTTAAGGGGACGCCTAACAATACGAAATTTGGGATCcgtaaaaaatgcaaaagagAAGTTTAAGGCTGCTAATTTGAAAGAGAAGCAACATTTGAGATCTTTGGATTTAGAATGGGGCGGTCGTAACCATGATGATGAGAAGTCACTTGAAGACCTCCAGCCCCATCCTAATCTCAAGGAGCTATGGATTCGAGGATGGAGGGCTGATGCCAAGTTTCCGAGTTGGCTTCATTTGCTCACAAGTCtcgtcaaaattaaaataaattatg CCCAAAAGGAAGTCAAGGAGAACCACAATCATTCTTCCCATCGCTTAAGCATCTTAACCTCGAGGATTGCCCAAATATGA